Proteins from a genomic interval of uncultured Tateyamaria sp.:
- a CDS encoding ABC transporter permease, whose translation MGDFARFVATRAALAVVTLLIVSFIVFSLMEFVPGDCAERYLAYKNTQGQNLTLEDIDAERARLGLDQPFLFRWATWVTGAFVGDFGSSCILRVEISQLLGSKFLISAGICFAALFVAYLIAIPVGIYAANSHNPVVNNILRFVSYLGLALPNFLLALIIMLISTVYFGDSLSGLFSKEFRDAPWSMAKFWDFMSRAWLPIFILGWSATAFALQTVRALMLDEQSKLYVTAARARGLYGRRLLWRYPARHALGPIVNSLGFDLNRIFNELPIVAIILTLTEAGALLLEALARSNDQQLAGAIIFLLTATIVGLNFITDVALAALDPRMRNSVMGSRS comes from the coding sequence ATGGGCGACTTTGCGAGGTTCGTGGCGACACGGGCGGCGTTGGCGGTGGTCACGCTGTTGATCGTGTCCTTCATCGTCTTTTCCCTGATGGAGTTTGTGCCCGGCGACTGCGCCGAGCGCTACCTGGCCTACAAGAACACCCAAGGTCAGAACCTCACGCTCGAAGACATCGATGCAGAGCGGGCGCGGCTGGGGCTGGATCAGCCCTTCCTCTTTCGCTGGGCGACATGGGTCACGGGCGCCTTTGTCGGCGACTTCGGATCAAGCTGCATCCTGCGGGTCGAGATCAGCCAGCTTCTGGGGTCGAAATTCCTGATCTCGGCCGGGATCTGTTTCGCGGCCCTGTTTGTCGCCTACCTCATCGCGATCCCCGTCGGCATCTATGCGGCCAATTCCCACAATCCGGTGGTCAACAACATCCTGCGCTTTGTCAGCTATCTTGGCCTTGCGCTGCCGAATTTCCTGCTGGCGCTGATCATCATGCTGATCTCGACCGTCTATTTCGGGGACAGTCTGTCGGGGCTTTTCTCAAAGGAATTTCGCGACGCACCGTGGTCGATGGCCAAGTTCTGGGACTTCATGAGCCGGGCCTGGCTGCCGATTTTCATCCTGGGCTGGTCGGCCACGGCCTTTGCCCTGCAAACGGTGCGGGCGCTGATGCTGGACGAGCAGAGCAAGCTTTATGTCACGGCTGCGCGCGCACGGGGCCTCTATGGGCGGCGGCTGCTCTGGCGTTACCCGGCGCGCCATGCGTTGGGGCCGATTGTGAATTCACTGGGCTTCGATCTGAACCGGATCTTCAACGAACTGCCCATCGTGGCGATCATCCTGACGCTGACCGAAGCCGGCGCACTTCTGCTCGAAGCCCTCGCGCGGTCCAACGACCAGCAACTTGCCGGTGCCATCATCTTCCTTCTGACCGCCACGATTGTGGGGCTGAACTTCATCACCGATGTGGCATTGGCCGCCCTTGATCCGCGGATGCGCAATTCCGTCATGGGAAGCCGGTCATGA
- a CDS encoding ATP-binding cassette domain-containing protein: protein MTPLVQIDTLTVSFPIGRRLIGPPPMIKAVKGVSLTIPKGSFVGLVGESGSGKTTLGRAILKAAPISAGTITYDDGTRRFDIGTMSKTEERDFRTQAQLIFQDPYAALSPRMTVRDIIAEPLELLGLTKTREDTDARVREIAGKCRINLEHLRRYPHAFSGGQRQRISIARTLAAGPKFVVADECVAALDVSIQADILNLLKQLQRDLDLTYLFISHDLSVVAHVCDYVAVMYLGEIVEEGPTREIFANPQHDYTKSLLAAIPSLDPDQRSRVVQFERGSVEVS from the coding sequence ATGACCCCGCTTGTCCAGATCGACACCCTCACGGTGTCCTTCCCCATCGGGCGGCGCCTCATTGGCCCGCCCCCGATGATCAAGGCCGTGAAAGGCGTGAGCCTGACGATCCCCAAGGGCAGTTTCGTGGGGCTGGTGGGCGAAAGCGGGTCCGGCAAGACGACGCTGGGGCGCGCGATCCTCAAGGCCGCGCCGATCAGCGCAGGGACCATCACATATGACGACGGCACCCGGCGCTTTGACATTGGCACCATGTCCAAAACGGAAGAGCGTGACTTTCGCACCCAGGCCCAGCTGATTTTCCAGGACCCCTACGCGGCGCTCAGCCCGCGCATGACCGTGCGCGACATCATCGCCGAACCGTTGGAACTGCTGGGCCTCACCAAAACCCGCGAAGACACCGACGCCCGCGTGCGCGAGATTGCAGGCAAATGCCGGATCAACCTCGAACACCTGCGCCGCTACCCCCATGCCTTTTCCGGCGGGCAGAGGCAGCGCATTTCCATCGCGCGGACCTTGGCAGCAGGGCCGAAATTCGTCGTGGCGGATGAATGTGTCGCCGCGCTCGATGTCTCCATTCAGGCCGACATCCTCAACCTGCTCAAGCAGTTGCAGCGCGATCTGGACCTGACCTATCTGTTCATTTCCCACGACCTCAGCGTCGTCGCCCATGTCTGCGATTACGTTGCGGTGATGTATCTGGGCGAGATCGTCGAGGAAGGCCCCACGCGCGAGATTTTCGCGAACCCGCAGCATGATTACACCAAAAGCCTGCTGGCCGCGATCCCGTCGCTCGACCCAGATCAGCGCAGCCGGGTTGTCCAATTTGAACGCGGCAGCGTAGAGGTGAGCTGA
- a CDS encoding methyltransferase domain-containing protein, which produces MRESEQPDTFAALEKREWAKANVAKSYAHVFAKAADMVVPTLVKAVEAGSGTEALDLCCGHGNVAAGLIKSGARVTGLDFSPSMLEMARSAVPEATFVEGDAMALDFDDGTFDAVTIGFGIPHIPDPPRVFAEARRVLRPGGRLAFSVWCGPEVDTALGYVFGAIGKYGASDIVLPPGPGANDYADPEHAFPVLLKVGFAKFQQSIVASEWVVDDPGAPYDFFLEGTARGGALLRPQPPENAAAIRKAVVSQVLERHGSGPKWDVPIPAVVTVAEAV; this is translated from the coding sequence ATGCGAGAATCTGAACAACCCGACACCTTCGCTGCATTGGAAAAGCGTGAGTGGGCCAAAGCAAATGTGGCGAAGTCCTATGCGCACGTATTTGCAAAAGCTGCAGATATGGTGGTGCCAACCTTGGTAAAGGCGGTTGAAGCTGGTTCTGGTACCGAAGCGCTTGACCTGTGCTGTGGTCACGGGAATGTCGCTGCCGGTCTCATCAAATCTGGTGCGCGTGTGACGGGACTGGATTTCTCACCCAGTATGCTGGAGATGGCGCGGTCGGCCGTTCCCGAGGCCACGTTCGTTGAAGGAGACGCGATGGCGTTGGACTTCGACGATGGCACGTTCGACGCCGTGACAATTGGGTTTGGGATACCGCACATCCCTGATCCGCCAAGGGTATTTGCCGAAGCCCGTCGCGTGCTTCGTCCGGGCGGACGCCTCGCGTTTTCGGTTTGGTGTGGTCCAGAAGTGGATACGGCGCTTGGATATGTCTTTGGTGCAATCGGCAAATACGGTGCCTCTGACATTGTGTTGCCGCCAGGTCCCGGGGCGAATGACTATGCTGATCCTGAACACGCCTTTCCAGTGCTTTTGAAAGTGGGGTTCGCCAAGTTTCAGCAATCTATCGTTGCTTCAGAGTGGGTGGTTGACGACCCCGGGGCACCATATGATTTCTTTTTGGAGGGCACGGCGCGGGGCGGTGCATTATTACGCCCTCAACCCCCGGAAAACGCGGCGGCGATTAGGAAAGCGGTTGTATCCCAAGTATTGGAAAGACATGGTTCGGGACCCAAATGGGATGTGCCGATACCTGCTGTGGTAACCGTAGCGGAAGCGGTTTAG
- a CDS encoding AAA family ATPase, with product MTTDVTAIVGQNEAGKSNLFEALYCLHSYVETRYNPDEDWPVDDWKGRKNAKGQTVAQAYFEFDEGEAEALFEFATEVPTDDDGYELEVAAAAPPAGLRLFAYRNYGYLTGFGLHDRDGNAVTPGDFGLSEDKVSEWAGEHVPRFVLIQDYEFSGAKVELNELKQRLEAEGGERHKLSVEDQTILIVLDLADLDLDEIVKKGGDSEGRTLRQFDTVAASAYLTAQFQRLWKQKRVDFDIRIDGETLNIFAKDQAIGFPVRLNRRSTGFRWYVSFAWKFTHASEGEFENCTLLLEEPGIHLHYSGQRDLLGVFDDLSATNTIIYTTHLSSMVDQTNPERVRIVETDNKHHLKVTHGVVSSQAAPMAVIESSLGLTGDLSGMLGNRKVLIVEGGTDALILSKLSSLLTKGGKEGLSDEIYMWPAETSSKSPMYAAFAIGQRWDAGVLLDTDEAGNKAHEKIKAMDLKEYADETGHNFRVLMIGKASGVSKTDVAIEDLFPDEWYLGCVNRTYKIAMTPGDLTQDGTTLISKRVEETLKSQHNRELKKKDVLKEMLREFDSWKNVGDLPAGTETNAVKLFNKINEAFDVKAY from the coding sequence ATGACAACCGATGTGACCGCCATCGTTGGGCAAAACGAAGCGGGTAAAAGCAACCTCTTTGAGGCGCTGTATTGTCTGCATTCCTACGTTGAAACCCGGTACAACCCAGATGAGGATTGGCCAGTTGACGACTGGAAGGGCAGAAAAAATGCGAAGGGTCAGACAGTTGCACAAGCGTATTTTGAGTTTGACGAAGGCGAGGCCGAAGCGCTGTTTGAATTCGCGACAGAAGTGCCGACGGACGATGACGGCTATGAGCTTGAGGTAGCGGCCGCTGCGCCACCAGCTGGGCTTCGCCTTTTCGCCTATCGCAACTATGGTTACCTCACTGGCTTTGGCCTGCACGATCGGGATGGCAACGCGGTCACACCTGGAGACTTTGGTCTGTCCGAAGACAAGGTATCAGAATGGGCCGGTGAGCATGTACCACGCTTTGTGCTGATTCAGGATTACGAGTTCTCCGGAGCAAAGGTTGAACTTAACGAGTTGAAACAACGTCTCGAAGCTGAAGGCGGAGAACGTCACAAGCTATCCGTTGAAGATCAAACAATCCTGATTGTCCTCGATCTTGCGGACCTCGATCTCGACGAGATCGTCAAAAAGGGCGGAGATAGTGAAGGTCGGACACTTCGCCAGTTCGACACAGTCGCAGCATCCGCATATTTGACAGCTCAATTTCAGAGGCTCTGGAAGCAGAAACGCGTAGACTTCGATATTCGCATTGACGGTGAAACGCTCAACATCTTCGCAAAAGATCAAGCAATCGGCTTTCCTGTTCGCTTGAACCGCCGTTCAACTGGGTTCCGCTGGTATGTTTCGTTTGCTTGGAAGTTCACCCATGCGTCTGAGGGTGAATTCGAAAACTGTACACTTCTTTTGGAAGAACCGGGAATCCATTTGCATTACAGCGGTCAGCGCGACCTTCTGGGCGTCTTTGACGATCTTTCTGCGACGAACACAATAATTTACACTACTCACCTGTCGTCAATGGTCGATCAAACTAACCCTGAAAGGGTGCGTATCGTCGAAACCGATAACAAGCACCATCTGAAAGTAACGCATGGCGTCGTCAGTAGCCAAGCCGCGCCAATGGCCGTCATTGAAAGTTCGTTGGGGCTGACGGGCGATCTCTCGGGGATGCTAGGCAATCGAAAAGTTCTAATCGTCGAAGGCGGCACCGATGCACTTATTCTAAGCAAGCTCTCTAGTCTGTTGACTAAGGGCGGCAAAGAGGGGCTTTCGGACGAGATTTACATGTGGCCTGCCGAGACTTCTTCAAAGTCTCCAATGTATGCAGCTTTCGCAATAGGTCAGCGTTGGGATGCGGGCGTTCTACTTGATACAGACGAAGCAGGAAACAAGGCACATGAAAAGATCAAGGCGATGGACCTAAAGGAGTACGCAGATGAAACAGGTCATAATTTTCGTGTCCTTATGATTGGAAAGGCGTCTGGCGTGTCGAAGACCGATGTCGCAATCGAGGACTTGTTCCCAGATGAATGGTATCTTGGCTGCGTCAACAGGACCTACAAAATCGCTATGACACCCGGAGATTTGACACAAGACGGAACCACACTGATCTCTAAGCGGGTTGAAGAAACTCTCAAATCACAGCACAACCGCGAACTGAAAAAGAAGGATGTCCTCAAGGAGATGCTCCGCGAATTCGACAGTTGGAAAAACGTTGGCGATCTACCTGCTGGCACGGAGACCAATGCCGTGAAGCTGTTCAATAAGATCAATGAAGCGTTCGATGTGAAGGCATACTAG
- a CDS encoding class I SAM-dependent methyltransferase gives MPDYDLDNAYTIDGPDSAKDLYGKWAATYDSSFGQGWGYIAPREIAAVFKDLNDGNEPILDIGAGTGLVAEHLGGLAVDGIDITQQMLDVAGEKGLYRNRIVGDLLEPLDIADGAYGGVISSGTFTHGHVGPACLPELLRVCRPGALFVCGCIPPVFDGMGFGSTLAILNAQGVIGPLSFRDIPIYDGADHPHAKDRGLVMVFRKC, from the coding sequence ATGCCCGATTACGATCTTGATAACGCCTATACCATCGACGGCCCCGACAGCGCCAAAGACCTCTATGGAAAATGGGCCGCCACCTATGACAGCAGTTTCGGTCAGGGATGGGGCTATATCGCCCCGCGCGAGATTGCGGCGGTGTTCAAGGACCTGAATGACGGCAATGAACCGATCCTCGACATTGGCGCGGGAACGGGCCTTGTGGCCGAACATCTGGGCGGGCTTGCGGTGGACGGCATCGACATCACCCAACAGATGTTGGATGTGGCGGGCGAAAAGGGTCTCTATCGGAACCGGATTGTGGGCGATCTGCTTGAACCGCTCGACATAGCGGATGGCGCCTATGGCGGTGTGATCTCCTCGGGCACGTTCACCCATGGCCATGTGGGCCCCGCATGCCTGCCCGAACTGCTCCGCGTATGCCGCCCCGGCGCGCTGTTCGTGTGTGGCTGCATCCCGCCGGTCTTTGACGGCATGGGCTTTGGATCGACCCTTGCCATCCTGAATGCGCAAGGCGTGATCGGCCCGCTCAGTTTCCGCGACATCCCGATCTACGACGGCGCGGACCACCCCCACGCCAAGGATCGCGGCCTTGTCATGGTGTTCCGCAAATGCTGA
- a CDS encoding ABC transporter permease yields MTEVSQSAKEAYFTASQGQLIWARFKKQRAAMVAAWVLGLMILLGLFADFVGPYNPTIAGANKEYTNGAPQIPRFCDDTGCSARPFIYGVKRERSIETNFRWVSTIDTDDRRYVQWFVKGDEYRWFGVTLDRHLFGVDDGTIHLFGTDDTGKDIFSRTLHAIKTSLAVGTLGVLISFVLALAIGGIAGYYGGVVDGVLQMITDAIRTIPAIPLFMALAAFVPDTWSAETRFFFISIILGLIGWPTLARRVRTHLLVERNQDYVLAAQLSGAGSGHIIRRHLLPSFTSYIIVDLVISFPYMVLSETALSFIGLGLKDPVTSLGVLLQNTTNADVLLNYQWYFIPVLFFVALVMAFVFVGDGLRDAADPYSEAKK; encoded by the coding sequence ATGACCGAGGTCAGCCAAAGCGCGAAAGAGGCCTATTTCACCGCCTCGCAAGGCCAATTGATCTGGGCGCGTTTCAAGAAACAGCGCGCGGCGATGGTGGCGGCCTGGGTGCTGGGTCTCATGATCCTGCTGGGGCTCTTTGCGGATTTTGTCGGTCCCTACAATCCCACGATTGCGGGCGCGAACAAGGAATACACCAACGGCGCGCCACAGATCCCGCGCTTTTGCGACGACACAGGATGCTCCGCCCGGCCCTTCATCTATGGCGTCAAACGCGAGCGGTCGATCGAGACGAACTTTCGCTGGGTCAGCACCATCGACACCGATGACCGCCGCTATGTGCAATGGTTCGTAAAGGGGGACGAATACCGCTGGTTCGGCGTGACGCTGGACCGGCACCTCTTCGGCGTGGACGACGGTACGATCCACCTGTTCGGCACCGATGACACGGGCAAGGACATCTTCAGCCGCACGCTGCACGCGATCAAGACCTCGCTCGCCGTGGGCACTCTTGGCGTGCTGATCTCGTTCGTGCTGGCCTTGGCGATTGGCGGGATCGCGGGGTATTACGGCGGGGTCGTGGACGGCGTCCTTCAGATGATCACCGATGCGATCCGCACGATCCCGGCCATTCCGCTGTTCATGGCGCTTGCCGCCTTCGTGCCCGACACTTGGAGCGCGGAGACGCGGTTCTTTTTCATCTCCATCATCCTCGGGCTGATCGGCTGGCCGACGCTTGCGCGGCGCGTGCGCACCCATTTGCTGGTCGAGCGGAACCAGGATTACGTGCTGGCCGCGCAACTGTCCGGCGCAGGCTCGGGGCACATCATCCGCCGCCACCTGCTGCCCTCGTTCACCAGCTACATCATTGTCGATCTGGTGATTTCCTTTCCCTACATGGTCCTGTCGGAAACCGCGCTGTCCTTTATCGGGCTGGGGCTCAAGGATCCGGTGACGTCGCTTGGCGTGCTGCTGCAGAACACGACCAACGCGGACGTGCTGCTGAACTACCAATGGTACTTCATCCCCGTCCTGTTCTTCGTGGCGCTTGTCATGGCCTTTGTCTTTGTGGGTGACGGGCTGCGCGACGCGGCGGACCCGTACAGCGAGGCCAAGAAATGA
- a CDS encoding ABC transporter ATP-binding protein yields MSLLTVQDLTIRFRTDEGLITAVENVSFDIQHGEVLGLVGESGSGKSVTAKALMQLNGRNTVYDPASKITLHGDPDIDVLSLRRERDMLPIRGGQISMIFQEPMASFAPALTVGKQMVEQLQIHTDMSKPQAKELSIEMLDRVGITEPARRFDQYVFEYSGGMRQRAMIAMALTTKPRLLIADEPTTALDVTIQRQVIDLMKELISDFGMSILFITHDLGVIAQTADRVAVMYLGRILEKGAVRDVLRTPAHAYTRGLLNALPDLDNLDAPLTPIPGDIPSPLERPSGCVFHTRNAELAPGSRYETEVPPMTEIRPGHFAALFPEDVR; encoded by the coding sequence ATGAGCCTGCTGACCGTCCAGGACCTGACCATACGCTTCAGGACCGACGAGGGGCTGATCACGGCTGTCGAAAACGTCTCCTTCGATATTCAACACGGCGAAGTTCTGGGCCTCGTGGGCGAAAGCGGGTCCGGCAAATCCGTGACCGCCAAGGCGCTGATGCAACTCAATGGGCGCAACACGGTCTATGATCCAGCGTCGAAAATCACCCTGCATGGGGACCCTGACATCGACGTGCTCAGCCTGAGGCGCGAGCGCGACATGCTGCCCATCCGGGGTGGTCAGATCTCGATGATCTTTCAGGAACCGATGGCCAGCTTTGCCCCGGCGCTAACCGTCGGCAAGCAGATGGTCGAACAGCTGCAAATCCACACCGACATGTCCAAACCGCAGGCCAAAGAGCTATCTATCGAAATGCTCGACCGCGTCGGCATCACCGAACCTGCGCGGCGGTTCGATCAATATGTGTTCGAATATTCGGGCGGCATGCGTCAGCGCGCGATGATCGCGATGGCGCTGACCACCAAGCCCCGCCTTTTGATCGCGGATGAGCCGACAACCGCGCTTGACGTCACGATCCAGCGGCAGGTCATCGACCTGATGAAAGAGTTGATAAGCGATTTCGGCATGTCGATCCTGTTCATCACCCATGACCTTGGCGTCATTGCCCAGACCGCTGACCGCGTGGCGGTGATGTATCTGGGGCGGATCCTGGAAAAAGGGGCCGTGCGTGACGTGCTGCGCACCCCCGCGCATGCCTATACGCGCGGCCTGTTGAACGCCCTGCCCGACCTCGACAATCTCGATGCGCCGCTGACGCCGATCCCCGGCGACATCCCATCGCCACTGGAACGCCCCTCGGGCTGCGTGTTTCACACCCGCAACGCGGAACTGGCCCCCGGCTCGCGTTATGAGACCGAGGTGCCGCCCATGACCGAAATACGCCCCGGCCATTTCGCCGCCCTCTTCCCGGAGGATGTGCGATGA
- a CDS encoding CehA/McbA family metallohydrolase, which produces MQDPAFTAPGRFWRGNLHTHSNRSDGVLTPEEVCRRYRDEGYDFIALTDHFIGVYDYPIVDTVPFRTENFTTILGAEVHSGAMENGELWHILAVGLPPDFAPPNAPHFSPVDGMETGPDLARRCRDAAAFVAIAHPEWGGLSLADARSLDAAHAVEIYNHGCQVGADRAEGFWHLDRLLEEGRTLTLCATDDAHFSEPDHFGGWTMVKAEANTPEALLAALKAGHMYASTGPLIHDVVWGARSVTVRCSPAASVIVQGRGSATSAVHGHAMAQVELPLGRVSESDWMRLTVMDAAGKRAWTNPVWKDT; this is translated from the coding sequence ATGCAAGATCCCGCCTTCACCGCCCCCGGCCGCTTTTGGCGCGGCAACCTGCACACCCATTCGAACCGGTCCGATGGCGTGCTGACGCCGGAAGAGGTCTGCCGCCGCTACCGCGACGAAGGCTATGACTTCATCGCCCTGACGGATCATTTCATTGGCGTTTACGACTATCCCATCGTGGATACGGTGCCGTTTCGAACAGAGAACTTCACAACCATCCTGGGCGCCGAGGTGCATTCCGGCGCGATGGAAAACGGGGAACTCTGGCATATCCTTGCCGTGGGCCTTCCGCCGGATTTCGCCCCGCCAAACGCGCCCCACTTTTCGCCCGTGGACGGCATGGAAACCGGGCCTGACCTGGCCAGGCGCTGTCGGGACGCGGCCGCATTTGTGGCCATTGCGCACCCCGAATGGGGCGGTTTGTCCCTCGCGGATGCGCGCAGCCTTGACGCGGCGCATGCGGTCGAAATCTACAACCACGGCTGTCAGGTTGGCGCGGACCGGGCCGAAGGGTTCTGGCATCTGGACCGGCTGCTCGAAGAGGGTCGCACGCTGACGCTCTGCGCCACGGACGACGCGCATTTCTCCGAACCGGACCATTTCGGCGGCTGGACGATGGTCAAGGCCGAGGCCAACACGCCCGAGGCGCTGCTGGCCGCGCTCAAGGCGGGGCACATGTATGCCTCCACCGGGCCGCTGATCCATGATGTCGTGTGGGGCGCGCGCTCGGTCACGGTGCGGTGTTCGCCCGCGGCAAGCGTCATCGTTCAAGGGCGCGGTTCTGCGACATCGGCGGTTCATGGCCACGCGATGGCACAGGTCGAGCTGCCCCTTGGCCGGGTGTCGGAGAGCGATTGGATGCGACTGACCGTCATGGATGCGGCCGGCAAACGCGCCTGGACGAACCCGGTTTGGAAAGACACCTGA
- a CDS encoding GNAT family N-acetyltransferase → MLTQAKPEDEAALERLIETAFVAYVRALGRDWPGPYPWLPEAIAQGRVLWIDGAKGCAVIDRDGDALKLDQIAIDPAYQGRGTGRRAMEALEGLGRRAGFAQITLYTAQVHTDLVAFYSSLGYRVTDLRPPASGKDDIPRIHMTKPLN, encoded by the coding sequence ATGCTGACGCAGGCCAAGCCCGAGGATGAAGCCGCACTTGAGCGGCTGATCGAGACCGCCTTTGTCGCGTATGTCCGCGCACTTGGCCGCGATTGGCCGGGACCATACCCGTGGTTGCCCGAGGCCATAGCACAGGGCCGCGTGCTTTGGATCGATGGGGCCAAGGGCTGCGCCGTCATCGACCGCGACGGCGATGCGCTTAAACTCGACCAGATCGCCATCGATCCCGCGTACCAAGGCCGCGGAACGGGACGTCGCGCGATGGAAGCGCTCGAAGGTCTGGGGCGCAGGGCAGGCTTTGCCCAGATCACGCTTTATACCGCGCAGGTGCACACGGACCTTGTCGCCTTCTATTCCTCGCTTGGCTACCGCGTCACCGATCTGCGGCCCCCGGCAAGTGGCAAGGACGACATCCCCCGCATCCACATGACCAAACCCTTGAACTGA
- a CDS encoding ABC transporter substrate-binding protein has protein sequence MKYRLLCGTALAVLGNSAFAACPAVTVADPMGVATGAFPQQYELVEFEAAAGCTMEFSTNPDIEALNAEIQGNPDLPPLAERLPAEPLVVAPYDMIGTYGGTFDALSNNTEAGTSDFLSIRHVNLVRYADDLTTIVPNVAKSWAWNDDFTELTMTLRDGHKWSDGAPFTSEDVRFWLENLSLDTNIREKAADYVLAGGEPIQIEVISPTEFKFVLAAPKPGLLVHFATSYAQPFQPAHFLGQFHPALNDDADAKAAEFGFESGYEAINYYFGASDWTDTPSPMLRDPARAATLPYATQPTLESHIYVADTTEGRKLVANPYFHQVDTTGQQLPYISRQDELYKNDAEVRILSLINGEVDYKAQSLQLPNAPLLLENQEGGGYSVQLKPTVAIPTLSFNVTSDDDAKRELFANPEFRKAMSAAINREELNEVVFFGQGEPMAYTGFSPLPDFAATYGKVGTEFDADGAKAALDALGMVDADGDGARELPNGDDIVLNIQFATQGMSGDLLELIAQHWTDVGVETTVKEVTPDEYRAAQSANELDVLAWWKGEPLAIALGTNEGLVPPFGSYFGHRTGMKWAEYIDSNGSAGVAPPAWVDALVEDVATLQSAAPGSAEASAAGEAIAKAFTDNMLFIGTVIAPSPIVVRTGLKNVPEFQTSSYEYYRTYPYRATQWFLAEDN, from the coding sequence ATGAAATATCGTTTGTTGTGTGGCACGGCATTGGCCGTGCTTGGAAACAGTGCGTTCGCAGCCTGTCCGGCCGTGACAGTCGCAGATCCGATGGGCGTCGCCACCGGCGCCTTCCCGCAGCAGTATGAACTGGTCGAGTTTGAAGCCGCGGCTGGCTGCACCATGGAATTCAGCACCAACCCGGACATCGAAGCCCTGAACGCCGAGATTCAGGGCAACCCGGATCTGCCGCCTTTGGCCGAGCGCTTGCCTGCCGAGCCGCTGGTCGTGGCACCCTATGACATGATCGGGACCTATGGCGGCACCTTCGATGCGCTGTCCAACAACACCGAAGCGGGCACGTCGGACTTCCTGTCGATCCGCCATGTGAACCTTGTGCGCTACGCGGACGACCTGACGACCATCGTGCCCAATGTCGCCAAATCCTGGGCATGGAACGACGATTTCACGGAACTGACCATGACCCTGCGCGACGGGCATAAATGGTCGGACGGGGCGCCCTTCACCTCCGAGGACGTGCGCTTCTGGCTCGAAAACCTGAGCCTGGACACAAATATCCGCGAAAAGGCCGCCGATTACGTGCTGGCGGGCGGTGAGCCGATCCAGATCGAAGTGATCAGCCCGACGGAGTTCAAATTCGTCCTCGCCGCACCCAAGCCGGGCCTGCTGGTGCATTTCGCCACCTCGTATGCCCAACCCTTCCAGCCCGCGCATTTCCTGGGCCAGTTCCACCCGGCCCTGAATGACGACGCCGACGCCAAGGCGGCGGAGTTCGGTTTCGAGAGCGGGTACGAGGCGATCAACTACTATTTCGGGGCCTCGGACTGGACCGACACGCCCTCGCCCATGCTGCGCGACCCGGCACGCGCGGCCACGCTGCCCTATGCCACCCAGCCCACGCTGGAGAGCCACATCTATGTGGCCGACACCACCGAGGGGCGCAAGCTGGTGGCCAACCCGTATTTCCACCAGGTGGACACGACAGGTCAGCAGCTGCCGTACATCAGCCGCCAGGACGAGCTTTACAAGAACGATGCCGAAGTGCGGATCCTTTCGCTGATCAACGGCGAAGTGGACTACAAGGCCCAGTCCCTGCAGTTGCCAAATGCGCCGCTCCTGCTGGAAAACCAGGAAGGCGGTGGCTACTCCGTTCAGCTGAAGCCAACGGTTGCGATCCCGACGCTGTCTTTCAACGTCACATCCGACGACGACGCCAAGCGGGAGCTGTTCGCCAACCCCGAGTTCCGCAAGGCCATGTCCGCCGCGATCAACCGCGAAGAGCTGAACGAAGTCGTCTTCTTCGGTCAGGGGGAACCGATGGCCTATACCGGCTTCTCTCCGCTGCCGGATTTCGCGGCCACCTACGGCAAGGTCGGCACGGAGTTTGACGCGGACGGCGCGAAAGCCGCACTTGATGCGCTTGGCATGGTGGATGCCGACGGCGATGGCGCGCGCGAGCTGCCCAACGGTGACGACATCGTGCTCAACATCCAATTCGCGACCCAGGGCATGTCGGGCGATCTGCTGGAGTTGATCGCGCAGCACTGGACGGACGTGGGTGTTGAAACCACCGTCAAGGAAGTCACGCCAGACGAATACCGCGCGGCTCAGTCGGCAAATGAGCTTGACGTTCTGGCGTGGTGGAAGGGCGAGCCACTGGCCATCGCCCTGGGCACGAACGAAGGTCTGGTGCCGCCGTTCGGATCGTATTTCGGTCATCGCACCGGCATGAAATGGGCCGAATACATCGACTCGAACGGCTCTGCGGGCGTGGCACCTCCGGCTTGGGTCGATGCGCTGGTCGAGGATGTGGCCACCTTGCAATCCGCCGCACCGGGGTCTGCCGAGGCTTCTGCCGCGGGCGAGGCCATCGCCAAGGCGTTTACGGACAACATGCTGTTTATCGGCACCGTGATCGCGCCGTCGCCCATTGTTGTGCGCACCGGGCTGAAGAACGTGCCGGAGTTCCAGACCTCCAGCTATGAATACTACCGCACCTACCCCTACCGGGCGACGCAGTGGTTCCTGGCGGAAGACAACTGA